Proteins co-encoded in one Cupriavidus nantongensis genomic window:
- a CDS encoding type II toxin-antitoxin system HipA family toxin, producing the protein MARARQGNRLDLWMNGIPVGHWETGAGGDRLVYREDWIADPQGRPLSLSLPFTPGNQPHRGPAVANYFDNLLPDSDVIRRRIAARYRAAGTDAFALLARVGRDCVGAIQMLPPGEAPEALQTVSGRALSDEDIATLLHETTSAPVLGQRDPIDDLRLSIAGAQEKTALLRWRGQWQLPQGSTPTTHIFKLPLGLVGNMRADMRTSVENEWLCAQIVAAYGLPVASCEIARFAGTKALVVERFDRRPSSRGTWLLRLPQEDMCQATGTSALQKYESDGGPGIRQIAEILSGSRAAASDRRHFFMAQVVFWLLAATDGHAKNFSISHLPGSQYEATPLYDVLSAHPVIGRGRNQLAPQKARLAMALHGRNTHYAIHEIRARHWFAQGQRIGFAPAEVEAMLDHVTGQTAQVIDKVASGLPADFPLDVADAIFDGMRRHNRRLAARAEADL; encoded by the coding sequence ATGGCGCGCGCGCGGCAAGGCAACCGCCTCGACCTGTGGATGAACGGCATCCCGGTCGGCCATTGGGAAACCGGCGCCGGCGGCGACCGGCTGGTTTATCGCGAAGACTGGATCGCCGACCCGCAGGGACGGCCGCTGTCGCTGTCGCTGCCGTTCACGCCCGGCAACCAGCCGCATCGCGGCCCGGCGGTGGCCAACTATTTCGACAACCTGCTGCCCGACAGCGATGTCATCCGCCGCCGCATCGCGGCGCGTTATCGGGCCGCCGGCACCGACGCCTTCGCGCTGCTGGCCAGGGTGGGACGCGACTGCGTCGGCGCCATCCAGATGCTGCCGCCCGGCGAAGCTCCCGAGGCGCTGCAGACGGTCAGCGGCCGCGCGCTCAGCGACGAAGACATTGCCACGCTGCTGCACGAAACCACGTCGGCGCCCGTGCTCGGCCAGCGCGATCCCATCGACGACCTGCGGCTGTCGATCGCCGGCGCGCAGGAGAAGACCGCGCTGCTGCGCTGGCGCGGACAATGGCAGCTGCCCCAGGGCAGCACGCCGACCACGCACATCTTCAAGCTGCCGCTCGGGCTGGTGGGCAATATGCGCGCCGACATGCGCACCTCAGTCGAAAACGAATGGCTGTGCGCGCAGATCGTCGCGGCCTATGGCCTGCCGGTGGCATCGTGCGAGATCGCCCGCTTTGCCGGCACCAAGGCGCTGGTGGTCGAACGCTTCGATCGCAGGCCGTCGAGCCGCGGCACCTGGCTACTGCGCCTGCCGCAGGAAGACATGTGCCAGGCCACCGGCACCTCGGCCCTGCAGAAATACGAGTCCGACGGCGGACCCGGCATCCGGCAGATTGCCGAGATCCTGTCCGGCTCGCGCGCGGCGGCGAGCGACCGCCGGCATTTCTTCATGGCGCAGGTGGTGTTCTGGCTGCTGGCCGCAACCGACGGCCATGCCAAGAACTTCAGCATCAGCCACCTGCCGGGCAGCCAGTATGAGGCGACGCCGCTGTACGACGTGCTCTCGGCGCATCCGGTGATCGGCCGCGGCCGCAACCAGCTGGCGCCGCAGAAGGCGCGGCTGGCGATGGCGCTGCATGGCCGGAACACCCACTACGCCATCCATGAGATCCGCGCGCGCCACTGGTTTGCACAGGGACAGCGCATCGGCTTTGCGCCTGCCGAGGTCGAGGCCATGCTGGACCACGTGACCGGGCAGACCGCACAGGTCATCGACAAGGTTGCGTCGGGATTGCCGGCGGACTTTCCGCTGGATGTCGCCGACGCGATCTTCGACGGCATGCGGCGGCACAACCGCAGGCTGGCGGCGCGGGCCGAGGCGGACCTGTGA
- a CDS encoding helix-turn-helix transcriptional regulator, protein MHYAIKTVHQLRPILQGFRKSRGMTQAVMAEHLGVTQQTYAELEANPAAVSVERLLRVLRVLGVELVLSQAEAGTTAQPAPARPRAKPGTPAGKTGTARPATGRRPREDW, encoded by the coding sequence ATGCACTACGCCATCAAGACCGTCCACCAGTTGCGTCCGATTCTCCAGGGCTTCCGCAAGTCGCGCGGCATGACCCAGGCCGTGATGGCCGAACACCTCGGGGTCACGCAGCAGACCTATGCCGAACTGGAAGCCAACCCCGCCGCTGTCAGCGTCGAACGCCTGCTGCGGGTACTGCGCGTGCTCGGCGTCGAACTCGTGCTGTCGCAGGCGGAAGCTGGCACTACCGCGCAGCCCGCGCCCGCCCGCCCCCGTGCCAAGCCCGGTACGCCGGCAGGCAAGACCGGGACGGCCCGTCCCGCTACCGGCCGGCGCCCGCGCGAGGACTGGTGA